In one window of Paraflavitalea soli DNA:
- a CDS encoding DUF6934 family protein — MTNSGNIYEFEEYKREPGGTRYYFLSEGEKQIVKAVQYAYIGLKEGRLTYNLGFGSFDSTKGTVHDDDISDNGDQYKVFNTVLSTVPDFLQNYPGAMVMVQGSDSAIGYPDMCRVTCKKKCIPPACKNANRRINIYKSYVNKNFAQLSVDYKFWGGVKEADYHNVVEEYQINNNYDSVFFIKK, encoded by the coding sequence ATGACAAACTCGGGAAATATTTACGAATTCGAAGAATATAAGAGAGAACCAGGAGGCACAAGGTATTATTTTCTAAGCGAAGGGGAAAAGCAAATCGTGAAAGCTGTTCAGTATGCGTATATTGGCCTTAAAGAAGGAAGGTTAACTTATAATTTGGGATTTGGATCATTCGATTCCACGAAAGGTACAGTGCATGATGATGATATTTCAGATAACGGTGATCAATACAAGGTATTCAACACGGTATTAAGTACAGTCCCGGATTTTTTGCAGAATTATCCAGGGGCTATGGTAATGGTGCAAGGCAGTGACAGTGCTATTGGATATCCTGATATGTGTCGGGTTACTTGCAAAAAGAAATGTATTCCGCCAGCTTGTAAAAATGCGAATCGACGTATCAATATCTACAAAAGCTATGTTAACAAGAATTTTGCTCAACTATCTGTAGATTATAAGTTCTGGGGAGGGGTTAAAGAAGCTGATTATCACAACGTTGTAGAAGAGTATCAAATAAATAACAATTATGATTCTGTTTTTTTTATTAAGAAATAA
- a CDS encoding helix-turn-helix domain-containing protein has translation MVEIFDNIRKLYQFSAPCPALAAYIEFYSETSPEAMRHHVGEAPFTVKMFPSFTPTIWLNLGTPYQLRNGQQLHLVDEHTDILLLRSDIVERRNLPTDNIFTVKFNPGGFEAVFGIAQTRIGHDVVNVNEIIPATILRKLKRLNNFDSRLSFLEQFLLDKLAATKAQVHYLQSVQQVIQTFCASGMQLNNQELANRQHLTEKTMYRYFMQAIGTNPKNFFATLRARTALTDYISHKDGFDHLMYGYYDLSHFYKDVVKFTGRRLSTQE, from the coding sequence ATGGTAGAAATCTTCGATAATATCCGTAAGCTGTACCAGTTCAGCGCGCCCTGTCCGGCGCTGGCGGCCTATATTGAATTCTATTCGGAGACTTCCCCCGAAGCCATGCGCCACCATGTAGGCGAAGCACCCTTTACGGTAAAAATGTTTCCCAGTTTCACGCCTACCATCTGGCTCAACCTGGGCACGCCTTATCAACTCAGAAATGGCCAGCAATTGCATCTCGTAGATGAGCACACAGACATATTGCTGCTGCGCAGTGATATTGTGGAACGGCGCAACCTGCCCACGGACAATATTTTCACGGTCAAATTCAATCCCGGCGGTTTTGAAGCGGTATTCGGCATAGCTCAAACCAGGATTGGTCATGATGTGGTCAATGTGAACGAGATCATCCCCGCCACCATACTCCGGAAACTGAAAAGACTCAATAACTTTGATAGCCGCCTGTCTTTTCTCGAACAATTCCTCCTCGATAAACTGGCGGCCACCAAAGCACAGGTGCATTACCTGCAATCGGTGCAACAGGTGATCCAAACCTTTTGCGCATCGGGTATGCAGCTCAACAACCAGGAGCTGGCCAACCGGCAACATCTCACAGAGAAAACAATGTATCGCTATTTCATGCAGGCCATTGGCACCAATCCCAAAAACTTCTTTGCCACGCTGCGCGCACGTACAGCCCTTACGGATTACATTAGCCATAAAGATGGTTTTGATCACTTGATGTATGGCTACTACGACCTCAGTCATTTTTACAAAGATGTGGTGAAGTTTACGGGACGGAGGTTGAGTACGCAGGAATAA
- a CDS encoding HAD family hydrolase — protein sequence MQQHGITDAQEVVKVGDSIIDIEEGRNAGCRFSIGITTGAHTRSQLQSARPDHILGDLMELLPVIEGTI from the coding sequence ATGCAGCAGCATGGCATCACCGATGCACAGGAGGTTGTAAAAGTAGGCGATTCCATTATTGATATCGAAGAAGGCCGCAATGCCGGCTGCAGGTTCAGCATAGGTATCACTACCGGTGCTCATACACGCAGCCAGCTTCAATCCGCCAGGCCTGATCATATCCTGGGGGACCTGATGGAATTGTTGCCCGTGATCGAAGGAACCATTTAA
- a CDS encoding DeoR/GlpR family DNA-binding transcription regulator — protein MSDNQQQPPVPVALQKKERKQLIIKQVNIHTRLLFADLVKLIDVSEDTIRRDVNELAEEGQLIRIKGGAMSAAYHIGDDSKTYSRNNKLVIADKTLSLLKDDMIVLIGGGTTIREFVKKIPNTLRATFLTVNPMTAVELLDKPLIKTIMIGGQISAYSQMTVSGEVFEYLANIKADLCIVGINAIDVHSGLTDSDWETIQVKKAMIKAAAKVAVLTISEKLNSSMQMKIADLTEIDYLITELSPDEAPLRDYKARNLVIL, from the coding sequence ATGTCAGACAACCAGCAACAGCCACCCGTACCGGTGGCCCTGCAAAAAAAGGAACGGAAACAACTGATCATTAAACAGGTGAATATTCACACCCGTTTGCTGTTTGCCGACCTGGTGAAACTGATCGACGTATCGGAGGATACCATCCGGCGGGATGTCAATGAACTGGCCGAAGAAGGACAACTGATCCGTATAAAGGGCGGCGCCATGTCAGCCGCCTACCATATCGGCGATGATTCAAAAACCTATTCCCGCAACAACAAACTGGTGATCGCCGACAAAACCCTGAGCCTGCTGAAAGACGATATGATCGTGCTGATCGGCGGCGGTACTACGATCCGCGAGTTCGTTAAAAAAATACCCAACACTTTACGGGCTACTTTTCTTACAGTAAATCCCATGACGGCAGTAGAACTGCTGGACAAACCACTGATCAAAACGATCATGATCGGCGGACAAATATCAGCGTATAGCCAAATGACGGTAAGTGGAGAAGTATTCGAATACCTGGCCAATATCAAGGCCGACCTGTGCATTGTAGGGATCAATGCCATCGATGTGCACAGCGGGCTGACGGATTCGGATTGGGAAACGATCCAGGTAAAGAAAGCCATGATCAAAGCTGCGGCCAAGGTAGCAGTACTTACCATTTCTGAAAAGCTGAACTCTTCGATGCAAATGAAGATCGCCGATCTCACGGAGATCGATTACCTCATTACTGAATTGTCGCCCGATGAAGCTCCCCTGCGGGATTATAAAGCCAGGAACCTCGTTATCCTGTGA
- a CDS encoding glycoside hydrolase family 3 protein yields MRTNQLLPVILFLFLALSTLFAPLPISAQTIPPYKDARLSIDARVKDLLGRMTPEEKFWQLFMIPGDLDKAAPQQYRHGIFGFQVSATAQGDAGGQLLQYKTTENALILATKINRIQRYFVDSSRLGIPIIAFDEALHGLVRDGATAFPQAIALAATWDTTLMQQVSVAIAAETKARGIRQILTPVVNIASDVRWGRTEETYGEDPFLASEMGVAFVRSFEKTGIITTPKHFVANVGDGGRDSYPIHYNERLLEEIYLPPFKACIERGGSRSVMTAYNSLDGVACSANSWLLQQKLKKEWGFNGFVISDANAVGGELVLHNTAKDYADAGRHAINNGLDVIFQTSYDHHTLFIPPFLDGRADSNRVNEAVARVLRAKFELGLFEHPYVDEKAVARSIDIAAHKALARKAAQKSIVLLKNEKKVLPLSPAVKTIALIGEEATAARLGGYSGPGNQKVSILQGLQRRAGKALKVLYAPGAGIRHQEYISIPAQQLSHNGQAGLQGAYFTNTTLSGAPALTRKDATIDFHWTLYGPDPAIGAGFYSVRWTGMLLAPQTGQCQIGLEGNDGYRLYVNNKLVIDNWTKRTYQTITKPVYLEKGKQYALRVEFFETTGQAHCKLIWQVGLANDRAQRIREAVAIAQKADVAIIAVGIHEGEFQDRALLNLPGYQEALIQAVAATGKPVVVVLTGGSATTMSSWINQVAGIVEVWYPGEEGGHAVADVLFGDYNPAGRLPITFPVHEGQLPLVYNHKPTGRGDDYHNLSGQPLFPFGYGLSYTSFEYSKLQLDNTIITPSGSTALRCTITNTGTRAGDEVVQLYMKDLLASVARPVLELKGFQRIHLQAGESREVMFSITPDMLQMLNKDMQRVIEPGDFQIMIGNSSKDVRLKGTLTVSPLSN; encoded by the coding sequence ATGCGAACGAATCAACTGCTTCCGGTCATTCTCTTTTTATTCCTTGCCCTTTCTACTTTATTCGCCCCCCTTCCCATTTCCGCACAAACAATACCGCCTTATAAGGATGCACGCCTGTCTATTGACGCGCGGGTGAAAGACCTGCTGGGCCGGATGACACCGGAAGAGAAATTCTGGCAGTTGTTCATGATCCCCGGCGACCTTGACAAAGCTGCTCCGCAGCAATACCGTCATGGTATCTTTGGCTTCCAGGTAAGCGCCACCGCACAAGGCGATGCAGGGGGCCAGTTGCTCCAATACAAGACCACCGAAAATGCGTTGATACTGGCCACGAAGATCAACCGGATACAGCGATACTTTGTGGACAGTAGCCGCCTCGGCATTCCCATCATCGCTTTTGATGAAGCACTGCATGGACTGGTGAGGGACGGGGCTACTGCTTTTCCGCAGGCCATTGCCCTCGCTGCTACCTGGGATACTACGCTCATGCAGCAGGTATCTGTCGCCATTGCAGCGGAAACAAAAGCACGGGGCATCCGGCAGATATTAACCCCGGTAGTCAATATTGCCAGTGATGTGCGCTGGGGCCGCACAGAAGAAACCTATGGTGAAGATCCCTTCCTGGCATCGGAAATGGGTGTGGCCTTTGTGCGCTCCTTTGAAAAGACAGGCATTATTACTACGCCCAAACATTTTGTGGCCAATGTAGGCGATGGCGGGCGCGACAGCTACCCTATTCACTATAACGAACGCCTGCTGGAAGAAATTTACCTGCCACCTTTTAAAGCCTGCATAGAAAGAGGCGGCTCCCGCTCGGTGATGACAGCCTACAATTCACTGGATGGCGTGGCCTGTTCTGCCAATAGCTGGCTGCTGCAACAGAAGCTGAAAAAGGAATGGGGCTTCAATGGTTTTGTGATCTCGGATGCGAATGCAGTAGGCGGCGAACTCGTATTGCACAATACGGCAAAGGATTATGCGGATGCAGGCAGGCATGCGATCAACAATGGACTGGATGTGATCTTTCAAACGAGTTATGATCACCATACTTTGTTCATCCCTCCTTTCCTGGATGGCCGGGCAGACAGCAACCGGGTGAACGAAGCAGTCGCCCGGGTATTGCGCGCCAAATTTGAATTGGGATTATTTGAGCATCCTTATGTGGATGAGAAAGCAGTGGCCCGGTCAATAGACATTGCTGCACACAAAGCACTGGCCCGGAAAGCGGCGCAGAAGTCGATCGTATTATTGAAGAATGAAAAGAAAGTGTTACCCCTCTCCCCTGCGGTCAAGACGATCGCCCTCATCGGAGAAGAAGCGACGGCTGCCCGCCTGGGTGGCTATAGCGGACCAGGCAACCAGAAAGTGAGCATACTCCAGGGCCTTCAACGAAGGGCTGGCAAAGCCCTGAAAGTGTTGTATGCGCCAGGCGCGGGCATCCGTCACCAGGAATATATAAGCATACCTGCTCAACAACTTTCTCACAACGGGCAAGCAGGATTACAGGGAGCATATTTTACGAACACCACACTTAGCGGCGCCCCTGCCCTTACGCGAAAGGATGCCACCATTGATTTTCACTGGACCTTGTATGGCCCTGACCCGGCCATTGGCGCCGGCTTTTACTCCGTGCGCTGGACAGGTATGCTGCTTGCTCCGCAGACGGGTCAATGCCAGATCGGGCTGGAGGGCAATGATGGCTACCGGTTGTACGTCAATAATAAGTTGGTTATCGATAACTGGACGAAACGCACGTATCAAACGATTACCAAACCGGTGTACCTGGAGAAGGGAAAACAATATGCGCTGCGGGTAGAGTTTTTCGAAACCACCGGTCAGGCCCATTGTAAATTGATCTGGCAGGTTGGCCTGGCCAATGACCGGGCACAACGGATCAGGGAGGCGGTAGCTATTGCTCAAAAAGCAGATGTGGCGATCATCGCAGTGGGCATTCATGAAGGAGAATTCCAGGACAGGGCTTTGCTGAACCTGCCCGGTTACCAGGAAGCATTGATACAGGCGGTGGCCGCCACAGGCAAACCGGTAGTAGTGGTGCTTACAGGTGGCAGCGCCACCACCATGAGCAGCTGGATCAACCAGGTAGCGGGTATTGTAGAGGTGTGGTATCCGGGCGAAGAAGGCGGTCATGCCGTAGCGGATGTATTATTCGGTGATTACAATCCGGCTGGCCGGCTGCCCATCACCTTTCCGGTGCATGAAGGGCAATTACCATTGGTGTACAACCACAAACCTACGGGCCGGGGTGATGACTATCATAACCTCAGCGGACAGCCATTGTTTCCTTTTGGTTATGGATTGAGCTATACATCATTTGAATACAGCAAACTGCAATTGGATAATACCATTATTACGCCTTCGGGGTCTACAGCCCTGCGGTGTACGATCACCAATACAGGTACGCGTGCAGGTGACGAAGTAGTGCAACTGTACATGAAAGACCTGCTGGCTTCTGTAGCACGCCCGGTGCTGGAGCTAAAAGGCTTTCAGCGTATCCACCTGCAGGCGGGCGAAAGCAGGGAAGTGATGTTCTCCATTACACCCGATATGCTGCAAATGCTGAACAAGGATATGCAGCGGGTAATAGAGCCGGGTGACTTTCAGATCATGATCGGGAATTCGTCGAAGGACGTGCGGCTGAAGGGGACTCTGACGGTAAGTCCCTTATCAAATTAG
- a CDS encoding SusC/RagA family TonB-linked outer membrane protein: MKKITSTRLLLLCLAFHLAAVFAGYGQAAGEPAPVTGTVKSGNDPVPGATVMLATNKRVMTTTDNAGFFSLQLPAAARQGTVQLTITSIGFATRTVAVSAGQTTIDIQLQKDSGAVLTDVVVTALGIRKSRKAVTYAMSEVNGSEFTQARENNVANALTGRIAGVNATGLSTGPGGSSRVIIRGNGSLTGNSQPLYVINGMPIDNSVPGGGSTPNGSTIRTSTDRGDGIGAINPDDIESMTVLKGGAAAALYGSRGANGVILITTKKGRAQKGIGVEYNGTFTLENVSVFPDYQYEYGQGDNGVKPTTLAQAQATGRRSFGAKIDGSTDYMAADGKNHPYTAQKDNLKNFYHTGTTFTNTIALSGGNESVVYRFSLSDLNAKSILPNNKYNRKTANLNISAKLSEKLRLESVIQYNFEKGNNRPIAGDALGNPNWTPYEVANTVDARWLSPGYDASGNEIVWNDAGIVTNSYFVVNKFKQTDNKNRFIGQAAISYDILKNLTVKGTITRDFYNYNFTSIVPTGTQYWPNGQYDGIKSDVSETNSMITGTYKSSIANTVGFTVLAGANTRRFKSDELTLAGRDFTTPYFYSFSNLSTSSAVPVASDIKTNSLFGSVDLDYKNVLFLTASGRQDWFSTLSPANNKIFYPSVGTSFILSDVLQLPAMFDLVKLRASWAEVGGGGPDPYAINLAYSSVPSASTVPLQNVSSVAITNASLKPFTSTTFEVGFNTQLFGGRLGVDLALYDRKSSDDIVSVPISTSSGYTSAILNSGELSNKGIELLIEGTPIKQKDFSWNTSFNFAYNKSEVLKLADGISTFSLGNSVNGNAFINNQVGNTYGAIYGFRMLRDAAGNIVYDPNSNLPVQTDVNQQLGKGVPPLTMGFSNTFRYKHFSLDILVDGKFGNSIFSVMEVYATRLGLMKSTLAGRENGLKLDGVTQTGAKYSYTVPVANLRAAYYNSLNRYTELFVHDASFVKLRQVIISYRLPEGFLKGLGVQSANLSLVGRNLLILYKKTDNFDPEQSLTNGAAQGIESIGLPRTRSYGVNLMLKF, translated from the coding sequence ATGAAGAAAATTACATCAACGAGGCTACTATTGCTATGTTTAGCCTTTCACCTGGCAGCGGTCTTTGCCGGCTATGGCCAGGCTGCCGGAGAACCGGCCCCTGTGACCGGTACGGTAAAAAGCGGTAATGATCCGGTGCCTGGCGCCACCGTCATGCTGGCTACCAATAAAAGAGTGATGACCACCACCGACAATGCAGGCTTCTTCTCCCTCCAACTGCCAGCTGCCGCCAGGCAGGGTACGGTGCAGCTCACCATCACCTCTATTGGTTTTGCTACCCGCACTGTAGCTGTATCAGCCGGTCAAACTACCATAGACATTCAATTGCAGAAAGATTCCGGCGCCGTGCTCACCGATGTGGTGGTAACTGCCCTCGGTATCCGCAAATCAAGGAAAGCCGTTACCTATGCCATGTCTGAAGTGAATGGCAGTGAATTTACCCAGGCCCGCGAAAACAACGTAGCCAATGCCCTCACCGGAAGGATCGCAGGGGTCAACGCTACCGGTTTGTCTACCGGTCCCGGTGGGTCCAGCAGGGTCATTATCCGCGGTAACGGTTCCCTTACCGGTAATAGTCAGCCGCTGTATGTGATCAATGGCATGCCCATCGACAACAGCGTACCCGGTGGCGGTTCTACGCCCAATGGTTCTACCATCAGGACCAGTACCGACCGTGGCGATGGTATCGGCGCCATCAATCCTGATGATATTGAATCCATGACGGTATTGAAAGGAGGCGCTGCCGCTGCCCTCTATGGATCACGCGGCGCCAATGGCGTTATCCTCATCACTACCAAAAAAGGCCGTGCACAGAAAGGCATCGGCGTGGAATACAATGGTACGTTCACCCTCGAAAATGTATCCGTGTTTCCCGATTACCAGTATGAATATGGTCAGGGTGATAATGGCGTAAAGCCTACCACCCTGGCGCAGGCCCAGGCCACGGGTCGCCGTTCTTTCGGTGCCAAGATCGATGGCTCCACGGATTATATGGCGGCTGATGGAAAGAACCATCCTTACACGGCGCAAAAAGACAACCTCAAGAATTTCTACCATACAGGTACCACTTTTACCAATACCATTGCCCTCTCCGGTGGTAATGAATCCGTGGTATACCGGTTCTCCTTATCCGACCTGAACGCGAAAAGCATTTTGCCCAACAATAAATACAACCGTAAAACGGCCAACCTCAATATCTCCGCCAAATTGAGTGAGAAACTCAGGCTGGAATCAGTGATCCAATACAATTTTGAAAAAGGCAATAACCGGCCCATTGCCGGTGATGCCCTGGGCAATCCCAACTGGACACCCTACGAAGTGGCCAATACGGTGGATGCACGCTGGCTGAGCCCCGGCTACGATGCCAGTGGCAACGAGATCGTGTGGAATGATGCCGGTATTGTGACTAACAGCTATTTTGTGGTCAATAAGTTCAAACAAACTGACAATAAGAACCGTTTCATCGGGCAGGCTGCTATCTCCTACGATATCCTCAAGAACCTGACGGTGAAAGGAACCATTACCCGCGACTTCTACAATTACAACTTTACCAGCATCGTACCTACCGGTACCCAATACTGGCCCAATGGTCAATACGATGGTATTAAATCCGATGTGTCCGAAACCAACAGCATGATCACCGGTACTTATAAATCCAGTATTGCCAATACCGTTGGATTTACGGTACTGGCCGGCGCCAATACCCGTCGTTTCAAATCGGATGAGCTGACGCTGGCAGGACGTGATTTTACCACGCCTTATTTTTACAGCTTCTCCAATCTGTCCACCTCATCAGCGGTGCCCGTAGCCAGTGATATAAAGACCAATTCCCTATTCGGGTCCGTTGACCTGGATTATAAGAATGTATTGTTCCTCACAGCTTCGGGTCGCCAGGATTGGTTCTCTACCCTCAGCCCGGCCAACAACAAGATCTTCTACCCCAGTGTAGGTACCAGTTTTATCCTGTCGGATGTGCTGCAGCTGCCAGCCATGTTTGACCTGGTGAAACTGCGGGCTTCCTGGGCCGAAGTAGGCGGCGGTGGTCCCGATCCATATGCCATCAACCTCGCCTATAGCAGTGTGCCCAGCGCCAGCACCGTGCCCCTGCAGAATGTGAGTTCTGTGGCCATTACCAATGCCAGCCTCAAACCCTTTACTTCTACCACTTTTGAAGTAGGGTTTAATACACAGTTGTTTGGTGGCCGCCTGGGCGTTGACCTGGCTTTGTACGACCGCAAATCATCCGATGATATTGTAAGCGTGCCCATCTCTACTTCCTCTGGCTATACCAGCGCCATCCTCAACTCCGGTGAGTTGAGCAATAAAGGGATTGAGTTATTGATAGAGGGTACGCCCATCAAACAAAAAGACTTCAGCTGGAACACCAGTTTCAACTTTGCCTACAACAAGAGTGAAGTGTTGAAGCTGGCCGATGGCATCAGTACTTTCTCCCTGGGCAACTCTGTCAACGGCAATGCCTTTATCAATAACCAGGTGGGTAATACCTATGGCGCTATTTATGGCTTCCGTATGCTGCGCGATGCTGCGGGTAACATTGTGTATGATCCCAATTCCAACCTGCCGGTGCAGACGGATGTCAACCAGCAATTGGGCAAGGGTGTACCTCCCCTCACCATGGGTTTTTCCAACACGTTCAGGTATAAGCATTTCTCCCTCGACATCCTGGTGGATGGCAAATTTGGCAACAGCATCTTTTCTGTAATGGAAGTATATGCTACCCGTTTGGGATTAATGAAATCAACCCTGGCCGGCAGAGAGAATGGTTTGAAGCTGGATGGGGTAACGCAGACGGGCGCTAAGTACAGCTATACCGTGCCGGTGGCCAACCTGCGGGCAGCGTATTACAATAGCCTCAACAGGTATACTGAATTGTTTGTGCATGATGCCAGCTTTGTAAAATTGCGCCAGGTGATCATCTCTTACCGCCTGCCCGAAGGTTTCCTGAAAGGACTAGGTGTACAGTCTGCCAATCTCTCCCTGGTAGGCCGCAACCTGCTCATCCTTTATAAGAAGACCGACAACTTCGATCCCGAGCAAAGCCTTACCAACGGCGCTGCACAAGGTATTGAGTCCATCGGCTTACCCCGTACCCGTTCTTATGGCGTAAACCTGATGCTCAAATTTTAA